The Solanum pennellii chromosome 7, SPENNV200 DNA segment CACATTGGTAATTATAGGTATTTATAAGTTCAAAAGAGTAAGGACCATGAAATAGAATTTTTCTATACCCGAAACTAACTTATATagctaaaattataaatattcgAAGTTTCTCTTATTTACACTAGTCTCTGATAAAATAGTCATAATGCtttattttaaacattaaatgataCAACATTGAACTCCAATTTCATAAGTCGTGACTCGCAAAATTCATTACATACTAAAAGATATGGTAGTATATATTGTTTGCTTTCAAGAGAGGCACACATTAATAACATGTAgtttttttaccaaaaatttttgtgggtGTTGTGATGATTTAATACATTATGTGTGTTTAATTTGAATGGGCATCATACACAAATATAAGTTCAAATGAAGTATGGACCGTGAAATAGAATTTTTATATACCCGAAACTAACATCTAATGCCAAAATTATAAATGTTTGAAATTTCTCTTATTTACAACTACACTAGTCCCTGATAAAATGGTTATAATgcttttcttgaaaaattaaatgatagAAAATTGGTGACATTTGAAAAAACTCATGGACCTACAATTTTCGTATATCATGGCTCACTTAATTCATTATGTACTAAAAGATATGATATTCTACATTGTTTTCCTTCAAGAAAGACACACGTTGATTGTATGTAATTTCTCTTATTTACAACTATACTAGTTTCTGATAAAATTGTCATAATGCTttactttaaacattaaataatacaaaattggCAGAATTTGTAAGAAAACTCATTGAACTACTATTTTCATATGTCATGACTCACCTAATTCATTAAGTCCTAAAAGATGTGGTAATCTACATTGTTTGCCTTCAAGAGAGGTACACGTTGATTACATGTagtttttgacaaaaaaaaaatgtgtgggtgtttgtgatgatttaaaaaattatgtgtgttAGTTCAACTAGATAATTATAAGTATTTATAAGTTCAAATGAGGTATGAAATGTGAAATTGAGTTTTTCTATACCCGAAAGTAACATCTCAAGCCAAAATTATGAACGTCTGAAGTTTCTCTTATTTACAACTACACTAGTTTCTGGTAAAATACtcaaaatgatttattttaaacattaaatgatacaaaataggTGACATTTGAAAGAAAACTCACTCACCTACAATGTCATAAGTCATAgttcacctaattcattacgTACTAAAAGATATGGTAGTACATATTGTTTGCCTTCAAAGGAGGCACACATTGATTGGATATAGTTTTTTATCCAAAATATTTCGTGGATGTTTgtgataatttaataaattatgtgtgttaGTTCGTATAGGTAATTATGTGtattcaagttcaaatgaggtATGGATCATGAAAAAAAGTTTTTCTATACACGAAACAAACATCCAAAGCCAAGATTATGAAACTTCAAACTTTCTCTTATTTACAATTAAACTAGTCTCTGGTAAAAATAGTCATAATGCTCTACTCTAAAcattaaatgatacaaaattggtGGCATTTGTAAAAAACTCATTGAACTACTGTTTTCATATGTCATGGTTCACCGCTCACCTAATTCATTACGTGCTGAAAGATATGGTAGTATACATTGTTTGGCTCCAAGACATGCACACGTTGATTGGATGTAGTTTTTTGACAAATGTTATTTGTGGGTGTTTGTgatgatttttataaattatgtgtgTTAGTTTGAATGGATAATTATAGGTATTTATAGATTCAAATGAGgtataaaacatgaaataaagtTTTCTATACCCGAAAGTAACATCTGAAGCCAAAATTATGAATGTTCGAAGTTTCTCTTATTTACAACTACACTAGTCTCTGATAAAAGGTCATGATGCTTTACTTTAAACATTATATGATACAAAATTGGTGACATTTGAAAGAAAACTCATTTACCTACAATTTTCATATGTAATGGCTCGCCTAATTCATTACATACCAAAAGATATGGTAGTATAGATTGTTTGTCTATTAGAGAGACACACATTGATTGCATgttatttttttaccaaaatctTTTGTGGCGATTTatgatgatttaaaaaaaaatttgtgttaATTCGAATGGATAATAATAGGTATTTATAAGTTCAAAGGAGGTATGAACCGTGGAGTAGATATTTTCTATATCTGAAACTAACTTATAATgccaaaattatgaaaatttgaagtttcTAAAATGTcaataatgttttattttaaacattaaattatacaaaatatgtgacatttgaaagaaaaatcattGAACTAAGCTCACAAAATTCATTACGTACTAAAACTATGGTAGTATACATTGTTTGCCTTCAATAAGCCCACATCTCCTTAATTAATGCTTGCTGGTTGTtggttaaataaaattataaaaagtcgTTATATTCCTTTTAGGCTATTAAGtgttttttccattttaaaatattaattgctAATTAATATTGGgctatatattatttattgtatatagTAATTGTATGCCTATGTCAATTCCTCGAATATTAGTGCTAATGGGAgaaattaggaaaaattacttgaattgataccttttaataaataattattgattttagtgatactttttacttattatcatttatagcaacacTATGTTAaatttgcaatatgtattaaaagtgaattatgtattgCAATAGTATGTATTATaactgtttttaaaaatatagtatgcttgttttgtaagaaattgacacattatattataaatatattaatcattaataaaacttgtattatatgtgaatgataaattgttctttgtaatacgTATTAAAATTGCAttgtaaatatattaaatgtgatcaagtaaaaaagaaaatattattgctataagtGCTAAATATCTtattaatatagtatatttatgtaagtttcccgaGAAATTATCTGAAAATTAGGTAAACCCAAAATTTAACACTCGGGTCGTGGCCCAAATTCCTTTTGTCTGGACTAAATCTTGCACGGTCTAATCGTTTGGCCCATTAACCCACTCACATTTCAATTAAGTTCCGACTAGCCGTCGCCGTCGCCGTCGCCGGAGATCGACCCTGAAGAGATAATGAAGTTCACTGACTCGCCAGTGATCGACCTTAAAATCCTCGATTCTCATCTAGCTTTCCATCAAGACAATGGATCTATGCATGTCGGCACCAGTGTATGGCCCTGTTCACTAGTCCTTGTCAAGTTCGCTGAACGGTGGCATCCTCAAACATGCGCCGTTACCCCAAATCCCTATGCCGAAATCCTCAACTTTCAGAACATGCGCGGCGTCGAGCTCGGAGCCGGCTGTGGAGTAGCAGCCATGGGGCTTTTCTTATTAGGTCTAAACAACGTCGTTATCACTGATATTGCTCCGGTTATGCCAGCCCTGAAGCACAATCTGAAGCGAAACAAGCCTGTTTTGAAGAAGAGTTTGAAGACGGCTCAGTTGAATTGGTCCAATCAGGATCAGATAAAATCACTCGGCCCGCCGTTTGATGTCGTCATCGCCGCCGATGTGGTGTACTTGGAGGAGACGGTTGGTCCGTTGCTGTCTGCTATGGATGCTTTGGTGGGAGAAAACGGTGTCGTTTTGTTGGGATACCAGCTGAGATCTCCTGAGGCGCATGAGAAGTTCTGGGAGCTTTGTGGAGAGATGTTTGATGTCGAAAAGGTTCCACATGAGCATTTACATCCAGAATACGCCTATGAGGAGACTGACGTTTATATTTtcaggaagaagaagaaactataGGACCCCCTCCTTCGAAATTTTGTAATCTTAACAGGTGATTATTGACAAGCTCGACTTTTTTGTATGTGTTATTTTTCGTATTCTGCATTGGCGTGAAATCTTTTGTGTTAATTAAGATGTTTAGTGATGTTGAAATCGTTGAGTATTGCGATGAAACGGTTAAGTTGGAGGTGAACTGATAATGAAGATTCATATAGTAGACACCAACTTGCTTagaatttgttgttgttgaggaatCGAACTTTGTACTAGATATTCATACTTCTAGTGATACGAAAGAACACTGTTCTCTCTATAAGAGTAATGTACATTGAGGAGAATAATAATATTGGTTGAAGGATTTAAGATTTTAGTCGATAATGAAGTGTCAGCTTCAACTTTCAAGTCTCAGCTATTTTTCCTAAGAACTTCTTTACCGGATGGTGTTCTTGGTGCAAGAGCAATCACTTGTCCAGCTTAAACCCCTCAAAATAAACTGCTACTGCTGCTACTACTACTATAGTACTATACCTCAACCCCGAGCTAGTTGGGTTCGattgtatgaatactttatgTCATAAATGCAACCTCTGCAACTTCCCATTCGAAACAATTTGCCCCTGTTAAGGATTGGCGGCAGAGTTCTTTCCCTGATATTGTCAGATTTTTGTAAAAGACTCCTTTTTGCAACTATACCTACTCCTATTGGCCTTATTTGGCAACTTCTTATTTCATCATATCTGTATTTGCCTGTTTGCTTTGGCATTGAAGATGTTAGTTACtagaccaaaaaataaaaacctaaccGATATTGTTTATTTATACTAAGAATGTGAGAGACTGAGAGAACTGTCGAATGTGGTCCTTCTAGCTGTGATACAAGACCAACCTGCCTTGCAGTCTCATTTTATATAGGTCCTCTTTCATACCAAAAAAAGTAGCTACCTTTGTTTGTGCGGTTTAGTACCCCTACATGTATGTTCATATCCAACACATATATATGTGTACGTTGGAATCCAATAGATATATACACGTATGTTCGAATCCAATAGATATATACATGTAGGATGGGAGGGTGGTTGTCCTCAATTATAATTTGAGCTGAATTTATTTCAACTCTGCAGTGTAAATGGTGTTATGCATTTTGTTtgccttttttaaaaaaaaaattaaaataaaattgatatctGATCATGAAGAAAGGGTACTGATTTTTTCCAAGTTTTGGATAGCCCTTAGTATCATGTCTGAGCTCCTTAAAGTCAACATAGACTTGACAAGAACTGACTTGATGTCCATAGGTTTACCTTGAATTTGCTACTTGATTATCTGCTAGGTAACAATGTAACAATGGTGAACTTGATTGCTTATATCTGCTAGGGAGGTCTTGATTTCTTTGGTATAATCTTTCGGTCACCAGTTTGGAATCGTCGTTCCTTCTACTGCTCTGGAGAGTACAAGATATCCTTTTTCTTTAAAGATCCTTGATTGAGTGATTCTTACACCATCTAAGTTCCAAAAGCATCACCTGCACCTTCACATTGTACTAATACCTCTCTTGAACCGATCAAAAGAAGTAATACACTATGCCATTAGTAGTTTTCCTTTTGAATCTCTTACAATTCCTTCCTTTTAGGCAGGTTTCTCTAACgcttctttttcctttaatatgaGAGGTTTCTCCCACTTGAATCTCTTAATTATTAGTGATGTATCCTAGTTCTCCACTCAAAGAGTTTCGTCAATCCATACAAAAAGGTACATGTGCCCAGGGAAATTGCTTGGGAATTGTTCTACCTGCATGATGCATACATGTGCTCAACAAGGCAATTGACTGTACACTTACCTTGTATTTGAGGTTCTCTCCTTAGTGTCTTCTCTGTTTTTTCACTTGCAACTAGCTTTCCTACTCACCAAACAGATCAGGGCAGTTCAACTGAATAGTTGCACTTGGTAATATATATACCCACACAGTTTGTGGTGGCAAATGAGCAGGttgaaaatgggtcatatcCTAACCCACCAATATTCGTGTGGGTTAAAAATGGGTTGGGTTAATACGGGTTGACCCCTTTAAGTGAGAAACCATTCTATTTTTAGTGAAAACTATATTActcaaataagaaatgagaaCTATTTTGGTCAGTAGAAAAACTTAGGAAAATGAATTCATGTCAATAGCCGTTGCAGATAATTTGGCTTGCTCAAGTGTTCGAGCATCTCTATCATCAGCAGTAAGGGTAAGTACAAACACTTTTGATTCTTCTAGGGGTGGTgggaaaaaagagaagataattTGCTTTTGGAATTATATACTACAATTTAGAGTGAGCTTGCAgactctctttctttttcttctgtaATAGAAGCGAGCTTGCAGTTCTCCCTTAGGGTTTACAGTATCTTCATTTGGATATGCGTACTTGCCTACACGAATGGATGTTAGTTTGCTTTTCTATGGGTTCTGCAGTTGATTCCAGTTTGGAATACACTTCAAAGAAGGAGTTTTCAATGTAGTCCATGAACATGCAGTTTGATTTGCTTGGGTCACCATTACTGGCCATTTGAAGCCTTGACTGTCCAAGAACAATGGAATGGATTAATGTTAGAAAGCCGTTACAGAGTGTGAGAgcatgagagagagagagagagagaagttGTATATTGATACAGATACAGTTAACTGGGATTGAACTTTCTTATTGTGTACAAGCAAAAACCTTTTCACCTCAATTATTTTTCCTAATGTAAACAGATTCAGTATGTTTTAACATATAGTTGTGCAGCAGGTGAAACATGCAATACATTATACTCAGTACTCACTCCATCTAACAAGTCTGATATGTATTGTTGCAGAAAGGATCGTCTATCTAGTGTCCCAACTGCAGAACACTGGGCAGGAAGATCGTCTCAGTCATCACTGCATGCATATCATTATAGTCGAAGACctacatttatatatatgtattctGAGAGATGGCTATTCTGCTGCGACAATAATTGGATAGCTATGGTTATACCAGGCTTAACGATATCTTGATGCCAAAGGATACCAAGTACAATCATCAACTTTGTAATATTTCACTCTTGTGATGAAAATGCATGTCCCAGAGCTCAGGTTTATACACTATATCAACAGAATTGTTCCTATGTGCTTTTTTGCCTTCAGTTTACTATTTGCTTAAACTTGAAATATCAATTAACTTCAACTAGATTAGTACTTTATTTTAccagtatatatataaatagaaataaagaTCAGTattagtaaaagaaaataatgaacagtgagtttatatatatagatatctTTGTACAGTTGAACTTTGATTAATTAGTTACTCTCCCAGTCAAGAGTCATGTACACTTATTTCTTCAGCCTAGCTCACTGTACAAAGTAAATACcattaataatacataaaaattggaACCAcctcaaaaatagaaaaatcacaAGAGAACTCTTCCTTATTCTTCCTAGCTAGTCCTCCTGTCCACCCTACTCTTTATTTCGTTAACTTATTCAGTGTGACTGTCTCATCTAAAAGAAAAGGTCAGGGAATAAATGAAGCGTCAGGGAGATTATTGAAATTCGGAAGACGAGAAGTAGTCGTCATCGTTGGATTACTATGTTCAAAAGATATGAGAGTAGTTGGATTGAAACATTGAACAAATTGAGATCCAACTTGACTTGTTCTAACTTGAGGAAGAGGAGGAGgacatgaattattttttatgttattgttaACACCACCACATTGTCTTGGTTGAGTTTGATAAAATACTTTTGAGACTACAAGTTCACCTTCTTTTTCATCTTCATTATCACCAAGATGATATTGATGCATTACCCAATTTGTTTTCTCAGGTTTTCTTTGTTTACCATAATTTGTATAGAGAACAAGTATTTTCTTGTGGCCTTTCACTTTGTTTTTTAACACAACTGGTCTAGTTTTGCCTGTTTTGTGCCATCTTGTTTCATTGCCTTGTATATCTGTGTggacttttcttctttttcttgtccctGTTGTATATGCTTTTGATGGTCTATGAAAGAAATGTCTAACTAAGCCATCTTTTGCCACTCCTGCATGCACCATCCATCAataatcaacaacaacaacgacaacaataTATCCAATACTGTGATCTCACGAGTAGGGTCAATTGAGAAGGGTGGAACTTACGCAAACTTTATCCTTATTGTGTATAAGTAAAAACCTCATCGTCTCAAGAAAATCATTCATCaattataatcatcatcaaaatttaattaagttatatacacaaacagtataattttttttgtattatacaATATCACAATATAGTTTAACGTGAGACAGTAAGTTAGTTATCAATTTGTGTTATTATTCTTATACACATCATGAGATTTAAGAAATTATTAGACCATCGACATGTCACCTTTACACGTCGTAGCAGATAACTTGacttattttttaagtttaaagAAGGCATATGTATAGATATTCTTTGAGTGATCTGATAaatgtaaataattatttatactataaataacatatacaaattttgtcaattttaCCAAGTGATGGATTACTaatacttattttgaaaaatatatgtaattacCTTTAATGACCTGATTATGTATATTACTCTTTGATCATATTAATCTTAAACTCATTTGATAATCCAAGTAAGTAAAAGTGCATATCTCAAGTAAAACAAAACTTTATAATAACCTCATGATCAACAAACCAtgcatgaaaaaattatatttgtctGCTTATAGAAGATTTTGGACATCAAActaaaaatcaattcacaatAAATCagtagaaaggaaaaaaatctcACTATTTGTCTGCTTATAGAAGATTTCATTCACAATAATATAAATCAGCAGATAAAAAAGAACTGAAAATTTGCACTTGTATATTCATAATAacactattttatttaattaattatcaactcaaaatttctttaattaacttatattaTATACATGTTCTGATGTTGTATAACAGTATCCATGTATTAACTTGTTTTAGTATATAACCTGCTTTATGTTTTCGATTATCATCCacttatataatgaataattacaTGCACATATTTATCTAATAGTATAAAGTTAGTTAACGTTTTAAGTATATAGAAGTTAAACTCATTCAGAATTATAAGTTTTATTTCATCTTACAAAACACTTGAATTAGTTACGAAATTTAATCCATATCTAACATAACTTTTAATATCTTATCGTCAATTTTGTCTTTTAGCTACAAAATTTATCTGTCGTTAATAAATTACCTGGTAACTTTTCTGGATGAGTATAGCAAATCCCATTTTCTCCCTCTAATGTTTgaataaattcatcaattagtgGATGAAGTTTGTGTGCATCCAATCTCACTTTTGCCTCAAGATGTTCAAGAATCTCTTGATCACTTGGATCAAACTTCACCCCAGCTGGTAATCCTGGAAGATTATGAATCCCACCCTatacttaaaaattaatttttttttcacaaaaaataattaaaatcatcaaatcatgttgtatatataatataataaataaccaaaatcaaagaaagaaaaaattactaaCCTTTTCTTCATATTTGATCAAATGACCACAAGAAGGACAAGtcctaattatttttgtaacacTAGTAAGAGAGTCAATATTGATACAAGTCATTtcttgataataataataattagagaaaatccttttctttttttttttcactattgTTCACTAAATACTATtgcaaaaataacaaaatttgtaGAAGGAGAGACAAAgggttaaaaagaaaaaaaggaaaaagtagcAACACCATGTTCTTCCCTCAACCTAATTGTTCATCAAAGTTGGGAaggtataatataatattattgaaattcTACTTTTTGTATTCATCTTATAACacttaaaaagattaaaattagATGTAAAAAGTTGAGTAATATAATTAGCTAGTATTAGTAGTACCaaagatagaaaaataaaatttaaaaaaaggaagTGTTTGCTTGGGATTCACTTCTTCTTTTAGCTCATTTAAGTAAGGATGCTTCATGTGGAATAAATGTATATCTTTGTGAAGAAGAACCAAAAGGGTTAtagtttaattgattatttcattGACAAGGAACATTTTAATAAAGACAGTTTACCATGTAttggtaaaaaattaaacttaaacACTATTAAACATTTAATCCGCTGTTTCAATTTGTATGACTTAGTTTGATTTGACACggaatttgaaaaagaaagaaagaaagaataccTTTAGAAACTTCTGGTCTAAAATGAGTTACGGATATTTGTGTGGCtagaaatcattttattaaagataaaatgacattttcaagttaaattgtTACTAAATATATAAGGCAATATGTCATTCTTGTTGGAAcggactaaaaaagaaaataagttacataaattgggacagagaGAGTAttattttccactaaaattttGCACCGGAAAATGTTCGGTGGCTATATTTGTATAgatattttgaatgaatttgtgagaaaagaaaaattagtaaTGTTTTCGTacagaaaaaatagaaaactttCCACTATTTCAGTGGAAATTTATTTTTCGTCATGCATTTTTTCAATGAGCTTGAATACagaaaattatgttttatagcATAAATTTCTCCTTGATTCGCGataaatctttttatttcatttttaattgtgAAACTACTTGAGTGTAAATAAGGCAACCTAGTATTAGCTCCttcacaaccccccccccccNNNNNNNNNNNNNNNNNNNNNNNNNNNNNNNNNNNNNNNNNNNNNNNNNNNNNNNNNNNNNNNNNNNNNNNNNNNNNNNNNNNNNNNNNNNNNNNN contains these protein-coding regions:
- the LOC107024444 gene encoding protein-lysine methyltransferase METTL21E gives rise to the protein MKFTDSPVIDLKILDSHLAFHQDNGSMHVGTSVWPCSLVLVKFAERWHPQTCAVTPNPYAEILNFQNMRGVELGAGCGVAAMGLFLLGLNNVVITDIAPVMPALKHNLKRNKPVLKKSLKTAQLNWSNQDQIKSLGPPFDVVIAADVVYLEETVGPLLSAMDALVGENGVVLLGYQLRSPEAHEKFWELCGEMFDVEKVPHEHLHPEYAYEETDVYIFRKKKKL
- the LOC107025391 gene encoding NAC domain-containing protein 73; translation: MTCINIDSLTSVTKIIRTCPSCGHLIKYEEKGGIHNLPGLPAGVKFDPSDQEILEHLEAKVRLDAHKLHPLIDEFIQTLEGENGICYTHPEKLPGVAKDGLVRHFFHRPSKAYTTGTRKRRKVHTDIQGNETRWHKTGKTRPVVLKNKVKGHKKILVLYTNYGKQRKPEKTNWVMHQYHLGDNEDEKEGELVVSKVFYQTQPRQCGGVNNNIKNNSCPPPLPQVRTSQVGSQFVQCFNPTTLISFEHSNPTMTTTSRLPNFNNLPDASFIP